AAACCGACTGCCTACATCGGGAAGCCCTTCAAAGCTGACGGCTTTGAGGGCAAGCTGGATGCAAGCAACATCAGGGAAGCCATCCTCAGAGCCACGGGGCTGTGCATAAACAGCAGCTCCTGGACTGGGATACCCGACTACTGCCGGTTCAGCTTTGCACTGGAGAGCGGCGAATTTGAGCGCGCAATGGGATGCATAACTCGGTTCAAGGAGTTGGTTCTGGGAGGCAATGCTCAGACTCAGATGAATGGAAACTGATGGAGCAGGCTGGCGATTGATCGATCGCCTCCATTCCATTACCGTTCTGGGAGGCAATCCATCCATTGTTTGGAAACCAAACTTTAGTGCTATGAAGTAGTAACATTGTCCAAATATATGTAAAGGAATAACAGCAGCAAGAAATGCCTGCTGTGAATTGAAGTTTGTCCCGTTAGTGGCTACACGTTGTATCTGAAGTTTGTCCCGTCCGGCTTACGCATTCTCTTGCTCTGTCAAGTTAAACTCGGATTATTCTTTCTTAACCTACGGAATTATGTGTGCATGCATCTTTTACTGCTTTCAGTTTTTTCTATTTGTATAGGTATTTCCATTAGATTGGGGTAGCTGAAGACAAGGTTTTTTAAATTCGCAGATCCTACTTCTAATAGCACTGCAAATGGACTATCATGAAACCAGAGCTGATTATATTTCATTGGCAAAGTAACTAAAAATCATAATGTAGAATCGAGATTCTGAAAATTTATGACTATAGAAGCACAGGCTACCAGCTTCATTTTTACTACATCCCCTGCAACGAATCCATTCCTCCTGGGCTAGACTTCCTAAGAGGACGTGGGCCTAAAGCAGAAGCGAGCAGCCCAGAGCCCAGTAAGGTAGTCACTCCCTGCGCTGCGGTACTCCGCAactcgccgccgcgggcgctaGGCCGCTAGCCTCCCTCCCTCATCGCCGACCCGCGCAGGCAGGTGTCGGCGACTCGGCGTGCGGCTCCGCCTCCGTCGCTCCAGTGCCCGCAGGCAGCTGGCTCTGCGCTTCCTCTTGGTCCTCGTCTCCGGACGCACAGCGAGGTAACTATGTAATTAGGTATTCAATCTTGAAATTACGAACCGTTTGCCACCGGAACTATGAAATTGTTTGCATTGTATGTAGACGCACTTATCTTCTTGGGAAATAAAGTATGTCTCGCTCTCCGCGTGCCCAGGCAGCATAGCCGTCGAATTTAAGCCCTGTCCTAGCTCAATGCCTACTTGATTTCTCCAAAACTATTCTGTCTAATGGCAATCCAAATGAGTTAATCTGGAACACCATAATGGTTTCATGAATCGATACCATAATCGATCTGCTGATACATTTCCAAGCAGTCAGAACACTTGCTAATAAATCCCATGTTTTCTGAATGCCATTGTATATCTTTTATAATTAGAGGTCGGGGTAGAGCTCAATCAGTACAATAAGAGGTAGTTATTACGCTATAATGTCTCCTTTTCAAAAAGATGAAGCCTCATAGAAGCTAAACGTAGGGCAATTCTTCTTACTTACAGTATTTTCTAATTTATCTGGagtattatatattttttatatgaaTCCTAACTAGTTTGATATTCGCTCTTGCGCCTACTATTTGTGCTTTAATTTTCCtgctgtaaatattttttttactgatcCATGTTTTGTTAACTCTACACACTAATGCTCAAGAATCCTAGGTCACCATTGCTTGTAGGCAGGCCCCAACAATTGCAGACCCCCTCCATCCTATCCTCCTATAATGGTGATTTGGAGTTGCTCTTCTTGTCTCCGTGGATTCATTTCCAGATCTGCATGGAGGATCCACTACCCACTCTTGTCTCCTAGGTCTCCTGCACCGCTTCTGACCcatttcttctcctcctcccctcgacGATCCAACAAGAGATCTGCTGCAAAGGTTTCAATGGACTCTGCCAGAGAGCCCTTCTATGTCATCCGTAAGGGGGGTGTCATCGCCATCTATAAGACCCTCAGTGACTGCCAAGCTCAAGTCGGTAATTCGGTAAGGGTATACAAATACATCATAatgcttcccttcccttcccttcccttcccttacCATGTGCAGAGATAACATTTGTTGATTATTCCCTGCTACTAGGTATGTGACCCTTCTGTCACTGTCTACAAAGGCTATTCTCTGAGTAAAGAAACTGAGGAATATCTTGCTGCGCGTGGGTTAAAAAACGCTATCTATTGCATCGATGCAGCAGATGCAAGAGATGAATTGTTTAATGATCTGGTTCCCTGCCCTTTTCAGGTAAACAGGGCAATGCTCTATGCTTCCATCACTTGCTGGTGTTTTACACTACATATTAATCTGATTCCTATGGTCTACTATATTTTCTGAACCTGTTCTGGTCATTTCTAGACATGGTATCCATTCATAGTAATATAAAGCCACACATTATCATCACAAAAATAGTTTTATGTTTATATTATATACCTAATGCTGGTTGGCAAAAGTGCCTGATTCCAGGGCCTTACTTTATCTCACACAGTTTCAAGGGCCATACCTTGAACATTAAGCTGATCTTTTCAAGTTACATCTTCAGGCGGTCTGCATTGCTACTTGATTTTGCATTTTTCCCCATAACATTTCTTGTAGAGTGCTGACTTATGGATGTTTGATTTCAGCAACCTGATGGATCTGTGCAGTCTACATTGAAAAGGTCAGAGGAGATGgtaatttttttccttcatgATAAGTGTGAAGATATGGTCTCTTGAAAAGTGTTTTCTACAATATTTGTTGAGTTTGCTATGTATCTTTTTTACTCAGACTGATAATCATTTTCTGAAGGAAACTGGACCATCAAACCATCAAAAAGTTGCTGAACAGGAACTGTTATCTGATAGTGATGTGAGTATGTATGAATATGCACTGTGCTAAATGCTAACTATATGTGCTTCTGTTTTGTTTCCTGATTTGTTCTGTCTTATGTAGGTATAATTTGATGTTAGCATGTATATTTGCAGCATAACTTCACTATTTTGGAAATTTGACTTCTTCTCACCATCATGCTGTCTATTACAGCTCTCTTGTATTCTTGAATTTGATGGTGCTTGTAAAGGAAATCCCGGGAAATCAGGTGCTGGAGTTATAATTCGGAGGTTAGATGGATCTGTGGTATGGAGACCAACCCTTAGCTAAGCTGATGTGTTTTATCAACTTCATTTATCATGCCTATCTGGTTATTGTGCCCCCCTCTTCTACTGCAGATTGCTCTACTCCGTGAGGGTTTAGGTATTACAACCAACAATGCTGCTGAATACCGTGCATTGATCCTGGGGCTAGATTATGCTGCCAAGAAGGGATTCAAGCATATTCGTGCTCAAGGTGACTCTAAGCTTGTCTGTAACCAGGTGAATTGTTCTTTCTTTGCTATTTGTGTTTGACATTGAACCGTCAATAGACAATGAACACTGTGCAGTTCATTCTGACTCTTTAAATTCCACAGAAACACTAAATTTGTTGAAGGATGGGAAATTCAAATGATTTTTTCATTTGTCCTTTATCTGCCACATGGACTTTGATTTTAACTATCATAattcttcaatttttcttcACGAAAGGACTTCTTTTGTCGAATCACTTAAAATACATGGCCCAAAGTACATGTCATAATGATATAATTAGGTCTCATTGAATAAATGGGCCTTCTTCTCTACATCATAGGAAAAGATGTGCACCTAGGTGCTAGAGGCTGGAGCATTTGGAATAGCTTTTCTAGCTGTTGGTGGCTCTAGCAACGTCCAACCCTTTCTTAACAAAATAACATGTTGGGATTTCTGGAGCAGGTTCAAGATCTCTGGCGGTGTAGGAGTGATAATATGGCTGTCTTGTGCAAGAAAGCCAAGGAACTCAAGGGAACGTTTCTTACATTTCAAATCAACCATGTGTTGAGGGTACGTCCCACATTTTCCGTTGTCGTTTCACCTTTCATATTTATCTTTCAGCTTTATGGTGTACTAATGAGTTGTTATTATTCTGTTTTTAACGATGCGGCCCAGAGACAACTTATGTACTTTGTCATGAAGATTTTGTTGGCCAATCATGTCACAGATAGTAGGCATAACCAGATATTTTTTGCATATAACTATTTAATGTACATTAGCATAACATAGATATTCCGAGTGGAATGAGTGTCAAGTGACTTACAAGGTCGTCTCTTCCGATTGCTCAATACCAAGTGCTAGTTAAAATATTTATTCCAGTAATTTTGTCAATCTGTATAACATGAAAGCATTTAGGTTGACAGCTTTATAGATGTTTGACTTTTCTAGTTTTTAATTTAGCAGTCGAGGCAGAGCAGTTCGTTTCAGCAGCTCTCTGAATACCTCTCTGAGTTGGACTCTAGATTTGATCTGTAGGTATGGACAGGCACATATAGCTTGATGCTTGGAACCCATTTCAAATTTGCGCTCGAATTTGGTCATAACATGTCACCAGGACTTGCTGGCAACTAATACTTGAAAACACTGTTACTCATATTCGTTTGTTACACAGGAATTGAACTCGGATGCTGACGTTCAAGCGAACTTTGCTGTCGGACTTGCAGGTATGAAACTGCTACGATTAACTCACCTGTGAATCGCTAGACACAAATAGAGTGGCAATGCAGTATTACACCTGATTATTTGATCTCTTCCTCTCTACAGTTGATCAAGTTGAGGAGCTGTGCGTCTGTTGAGCTCCCATTGGCAGAGAAAACAAGACATTGAGTAGAGCGATTACAGCTGCAGTTGAAATTAGACATTCACATGTGTGCAGTGTACGTGTACTCGAGGAAATCAGTCAGCCAGCCAGTCGTGTCTAATATTCTTTGGAAGTCAGTGCTAGGGGAATGTTCTTCTGTGCCCTGCCAATATATGTGCACGAGACGACGTTGTATTTTGAGCGGCTAGTGTTGGTGGTAAAATGAAGAGCCCTGTTGGAATTCGCTATACTGTGCCCTGGACCCTCTTAGTTTGCTCTTTTCTCCGAATTTAACCAGATGTACACCTCCCTCTCTGATGAGATCAGGCTTCTCCAACGGGTTAGGGCTCCGGAGTCCGGAGGTAGCAACAGGTTTCCATCCGAAGCTAACAACTCTCAAACCTTTTTCTTCTGACACGGCCAATTTTGATAAGTTAGGAGGAGATCGTTTGGTTCTTTTGTCACAAGCACTAGCGTCTGGTGGCGCCTTTTCCTTCAGCGGCTTTCCTCTTTGAATACGTACTTCGATTTGGCGCCTCCATCGTCCCTTCAATTTCCTGGCGTGTGCCGAGTCCGCCCAGCCAAGGCAAGGCATGGCGGAGGGCGGGGACGGCGTGGCTCAGcaggcggagctccggcggaTCGAGGGCAACGCCTGCTTCAAGAAGGCCCGCCTCGGCGCCGCCATCGATTGCTACACCGAGGCAAgaataccccccccccccccccccgcctcaATTTTCATTTCCCCTTGGCAGTGCAAAACAAATAGATTCGATGCGACTTGGCTGTGGCATCAGATTAAGAATGTTTCCTGCGCGATGAATCCTTTCTAGGCAATCGCGCTCTGCCCCGACGTCGCTGTCTACTGGATGAATCGTGCCCTATGCCATTTCAGGCGCAAGTGAGCTtactcccctcctctcctcccctcttgGGCCAGTTTGGCAAGGAAAATGAAAATCTGAGACATTTTGCACAGGGAGTGGGCCAAGGTCGAAGAGGATAGCAGGAGGGCTCTTGCACTTGATGACACTCTAGTCAAGGTGACAACTTCTTcctgtttcttcttcttcttccaatgTGCCAACTTCAACTGCAACTGCTACCTTGTCACGACCCCTAACTAACTGATTGATACAGACATACATAATTGCTCTGTTTCTTGTGTGATGTAGGGGCACTATTTGCTGGGATCTGCGCTGCTCGACAAGGAGGAATTTGCGCTTGCAATCAAGGAATTTGAAAAGGTTTGTCGTTCGTCCCTTGTACGCCTCATGTCAATTCTCAACAAGTTCCTTTGTGTATTCATTCGTTTCCTTGCTGCTGGCCTTATTATGGTTAAAAATAGTGTCCAAATTTATTAAATTGTCAGGCTGGGTCTTCTTTTCGATAAGTCATCCAAATCCAAACCTGACATGTTCATGTATTTTTGTCCGTGGCAGGGGCCCATGCCCCCGCATGTAACTTTCCGTAAAAAACAAAATTTAACTACATTTTGAAAATTTAGACACTGTTGGCTCCCCCTAGCAATGAAAATTTCGCGTTTCGGGCTCCACCCCTGGTTTTTGTGAATCTTTCCATGATTACATCTTGCCCCTGAGACACCAACTGCATGCAATAACTTCCATTTATGATAAATAAAACTCCCAATTACTACCATAACATATTAAAAATGGTTCTGATGATTAACTACCATAATGGTTCTAGACTTGTACAAATATGTGTTTTTTTCATGCATCTAAGTTATACCATAACTATACCTCTTCATTAACTCACATTTGTCAACAGCTATATGTTGTGTTTTGCCCATCTCTTTTGTTATTGGTAACGATCATCGCATGAAATTGAGGACTCTTTATAACCTTGTAACTGCACCTTGTTGGTCACTCTGCCTTCTGAACTTTGAGAAGTGGTACAGTGATGCAAATGTGTGAAAAGTAATAGTAATATCATCCTGGGTGCCTCTCCCCATGAACTTCCACTGATTTAGGAGCTGTACCAACCTTTCACACTACTAAGGCTATCATGCTAAGGCTATGTCTTCATACTTCACCTGCATGTCACTGCACACTATAGCTATGTATATTCATATCCTGCTGTGGTACCTTGTTTTGATTCAGGATGTTGATGTCTTGTCCTGCCATAGTATTGCTAATCTCTCGTCCATCTTATTTTGGAGACAGGCTCTGAATCTCTTGAAGTCTGCGAATTCAACGGATAAAATGGCCGAGGACATTTGGCAGGTCCTTGCGAAGGCGAAATACCTAGATTGGGAAAAACATTCCACTGAACGAGTTTGGAGGATACAAAGTTTGAAGTATGCTATATATTAAACCTAAAATAATATAGCACTTTCATTTTGTTTTAGATCAAGTACAATGCTCATCTATGGATGCTCACTTTACCTTTCTGGCTGTTCAAGTCTCCTAACAAAAAGTATATGGACATGCAGGGAAGCTTGTGAAAGTGCTCTGCAGGAGCATCACTTTCTTAGCGGTACACTTGTAGAAGACTCGGATGGATCAAGCAATGAGTATTCAGAACAAATTAAAATGTTATCAGAGGTCTTCAGCAAAGCGACACTTGCCGATACACCAGTAGATGTAAAATCAGTACTTATAATCAACTTTGTTTTGGTTAaaccttttttctctctctctctctctctctctctctatctgtGATCTTAAAGCTGCTGATACCATGATGAAAACCTAGGTGCCCGACTACCTTTGCTGTCAGATAACGTTCGAGATATTCAGAGATCCAGTGATCACACCCAGTGGTGTAACGTATGAGAGGGCTGTACTTCTTGAACATCTAGACAAGGTGCCACTTTCCCCCTTCAGTTTGCGTCCagtttttataatttttttctctgTTTATCTTGAAGGTCAGCTGTTTGATATTCATGTATATATGTCTTTATAATTAAAATATTGCTGCTTTCACAATTTGTTATTCTAGAATTAGTTCATTATATCCACTTTTGCCTAGAGTTTCAGTTGAGTGTCTAGTAGATTCAGTCTCTACACAAGAAAGACAATTCTAAGGTGGATGAGGATAACCATCCATACAGGCTACAGTTAACCTCTTTCTCTTGGTGTTTCAGGTTGGCAATTTCGACCCGGTAACACGAGAGCCTCTTAAGGAGCATCAGCTGGTTCCAAACCTGGCCATCAAGGAAGCCGTGCAGGCCTACCTGAAAGAGCACAGCTGGGCCTACAGGCTGAACTGACTGTTAGATGCTGTTGATACTTGGCAGTGTACGCGGAGTGCTTTGCTGACTGCTGCTGATGAATGGTCGTCTTAACGTTGCCTTTTGTAACTATAATCATCTGTCCATGTGCGTCAGGTTGACGTTAGGTTGCTCGATTCATTTCATTATTGGGCATGTTGAGTTGTAACTGAAGACATTGACCGATTGGATCAAATGTACATAAACATTGAAGGTAGAATAGCTATTTTCACTCTGTCATCAGTTCTTGACTCAACCAACATTCGGCATTGTGATCATGAAAtccaccttttttttccttttctatcTTTTGCCCCTTCAGATTTATTGATggacagtttcaaaaaaaaaagatttattgATTTGATGATCCTATTCGGCAGTTTTCATTGTAATCTGTTACAACAACAATGTGATGCAAAAAAGTCACGCCATATCAATGAGGCCCATATTCATTCACGGACGGACCGCCCGAGTCGTCGTAGGCCCTGGCGCAAATGGAGTGGGCCGGACCTTCTGCAAACAACTGCAGGCCCAGAGAAAGCCCTCGTcagtagaagaagaaaaagaggagaCGAGAGAAAGGAAACCCTAGCCCAGCGCCACACCCAACGGGGACCCCTTCTCtctccgtcgcgccgccgcccccgcaggCCGCCGCAGCAGAAGCAAGCCTCCTCCGATTCGCTCGCCCTCCGTCGAGACCATGGCGACCTCCCCCGCTCTCCTCTTCCCTTCGacctcttcatcctcctccccgTCCTCGGCGCGGGTCGAGGCGGTGGTGCTCTTCAACATCTGCGACAGCTACGTGCGCCGCCCCGACCAGGCGGATCGCGTCATCGGCACCCTCCTCGGATCCCTCCTCCCCGATGGCACCGTCCATGTCCGCAACTCCTACGTCGTGCCGCACAGCGAGTCCGCCGACCAGGTCGCTCCACAGTCCACATCACACCTCCAATTCCTTTACTGACTCATTGGCGTTTGTTGATTGCTGATGCTGCGCGATGATGCAGGTCGCCATAGACATCGAGTACCACCATAACATGTACGCCTCGCACCAAAAGGTCAACCCCAAGGAAGTTATCGTTGGATGGTAAGCAACCCACCCCTCGAGATTCGAATGCCCTTGCTCTTGTTCGTGAATTTGAATGGTTGGAATTAGGCGTTTTTGCAGACTACATTTATTGACAACAGCTGAATTCTGTTGTTTTCCCAATGTATATTACCTCTTTTTTGTGTGCTGAATTAGTGCATGAGTGGATGAAGTAGTCCAATTATCATCAAAATGCACAGCACATCCTTGTTGCTATGGTTCTGTTTTCTTGACATGCCTGATAGTACCTACACCTATCACCTGTACTATTGCGCTGCAGACAAAACCATTCTACATGTAGTTCCATATATGTGTAACTATCATCCATGCACTTGAGTTCTGGGGTTATTTTTCAGTGACTGTTTGTTTTGGTGGCACAGAAGCACATTAACAGACACTAGAAAAGGTTGCTTTACAAAGTGTATGAATTAGTTCACCAAGTATCCTTACTAAACTTTTCAACCCTGTTTGTTACCTTTCTATTTGTGTGTAGGTTCTCGACTGGTTTTGGTGTTTCAGGGGGGAGTACACTTATCCACGACTTCTATTCAAGGGAAGTACAAAACCCCATCCATCTTACAGTTGACACTGGCTTCACTAGGGGGGAGGCTTCCATCAAAGCCTACATCTCATCCAACCTGTCCCTTGGAGATAGGCACCTCGCTGCGCAATTCCAGGAAATCCCTCTGGATCTAAGGATGATTGAGGCGGAGAAAGCTGGATGTATGTGTCATTTTTCTGATTACTAATTCATCTCATGCTATTTATGAATTGTTTTGATTTATGGCAAGTGAACTTTGCAGAACTGAAACGCTTCATCTAGTAATATATACATATAAATTTCTTAGAAGTTAGAACTACGAACTGACTACATTGAGTGGATACCTAAACTCGACTGTCAGTAACTTTGAAGTGAATCCGCCTATGCTTTTTTGCACTGAGTGTTGACCTAATTAGTGGTGAATAGCTATATTATGAACACTTACCTGCTGTTTAAAGGGAATTTATTTGCAGTTATATTGGTTTGTCTTAGTATTTACTTTGTTGAATTTCTCATAAATATGTGTACTGGTTGATAGAAATTCATTTGTTTTGTATTGTTCTAGATAGTGGAGAATAAGAAACTATGGAACATTTACTTTATGGTCTATTAGTTGATCTTTACTAGACTTTGTTGATTTTCTCATAAATAGTCACAGCTGTAGCTTGACAGTTGTAATGATTAGAAGCCAAAACCTTTTGAAGTTGTGTCATCCTTATTGGTTTTATAACAGTTGAGATCCTGAAATATACAATGGTGGAGAAGCTTCCCAATGACCTGGAAGGAATGGAGTCTTCAATGGAAAAGCTTTACATTCTTATTGATGAGATCTACAAATATGTTGACGATGTTGTGGTACGAATCTCTCATGCAGAATTTCACTAATTCCATTTGGATATCGGTGTTAATTATCTCTGTATAACACTTGCAGGAAGGACGTGTGGCACCTGACAACAGAATTGGGAGGTTCATCTCTGAATCCGTTGCTTCAATGCCAAAGTTGTCTCCAGCTGCTTTTGATAAGCTTTTCAACGACAAGATTCAGGTAAGCGATGTTCTATACCTTTTCATCTCTGCTAGTTTAAAATGGTGACCTTGCTTTGTTTGCTGATGAGTTAATACTCACTGATGCCACAGGATAACCTTGCACTGGTATACCTGTCAAGCATCACAAGGACACAAATCAGCATAGCCGAGAAGTTGAACACTGCTGCTCAAGTCCTGTAATTTCGGTGGCGTGGCATCTGTGGATGAATTGATGCAATTTATGATGTTTTGGGCATGTGCCCAGTTGGTGGCAGAAATTCAATTTTTGTTCTTGTTAAATGAGATCAGAAGGAAAGaatcagtcaagatgggatccCATAGTGCTAGTAGAGCGGCGGAGGCCGAGACGTTTCGTTTTGGATAGTATTCTGCTTCTAGTTGAGTATTTGTAATGCTTGTTGATTTTATGGCGATACAGTTAATGACTGCGTCGAACGCCAATGTGATCAAGATATGTGCTGCACAATCGCCTCATGTGTAGTGGATCTGGAATGATGCTGTATCTGCCTGTGCCGAACTTGGTGAATGATGTGTTGTCAGCTACTGTACCTGAGATGCAGCTCCATATTTGCAGAACTTTGCGCTCGTCACTCGTCAGTAGTCAGGATGGGATAATGCGGGTATCACTCTGACAGGAGATGTTGCCTATCCTTTCCCCTTGCAAACTGTTTTTGAACAATTTGAGTTTGTTCACATTGGAAATGTTTGGTACATTTGTGGGGGGGCAAAAAGTGGTTCAAATCGAATATACTATAGCAAAATGTTCACTGCAAGTGGCCGTTTAGACATTCTTTTGTGACAAGGGAAACGCATGTCCGAACTACAGTAATTTAAAATCTACAAGTCCACGAGGGAAATTTCAGGGTAATAATCTGTAAACTCAAAATACAATTAGTAATgattattttgtataaaaatcTAGTTCACGAGGGAAGTTTCAGGATAATTAACCGTGAAAACTCAAAATACAATTAGTAATGATTATTTTGTACTATATTATTTCTCTCTTTAAGGAGGTTTCCCAATCGCATTGCATCAGATCGTGTGTTCGCATCGATCTCTTGCTCCTCCCAATATAATCACCGATCCGCCCCGTCGTACCCCACGCCCGGCTACCTCGCCATGGATTCCAATGCGTCCACCGCCGAACAGATCCCAGCACGCCACCTTGGTGGGAAGCCCGACCCGCTGCCGGACTGGGTGATGCTGGATGGCTACATGCGCCGCTCGCGCTTGGACGACGATCCCTCGGCCTCGGCCctgagcgccgccgcgtccaccTCCACCGGCGACTGCATCAAGGTGGCCTTGAACGCCGCGAATTAGAGAGGAGATCCAGCATTTTTAGTCCTGATTGTTTTTATCCATAACTAAAGAGCTTTCAGTCCCAGATCAATTTCCTACCACTAACAATCACCTCCGACAGGCTCTTCAATCCCGGTTGTTATTTGCAAACCGATTGATTATTTTTAATTTAGGACTAAAGAGCTTTCAGTCCCAAATCAAATTCACACCACTAACGGTCACCTCCGACAAGCTcttcagtcccggttggtatttgcaagtCGGTTGTGGGAACAGGCAATTAAGGACCTGTTTGGCAGGACTGTGGCTGTAGCAGCttaccaaccagaactaaagagCCTCCTTTAgccccggttgtaacggctagtgggaCGAGGGAATTTGGTGGAGCTTTTAGTTCCgattggtgttttcaaccgagactaaaagtCCCCTTTTCACGTGCAGGCAGCGCTCTtgttccttatcttctctcctcctctccctttctttcaGGTGGGCGAGCAGTGGCTCCGACGTGGGCGGGCCTCCAGTACGGGACCAGCGTGGGCGAGCCAATGCGGACAGGTAGGGGCGGGCGGACCAGCACGAGCGGCGAGGCACACAACGGTCGGAACCACCTCCCGTGGCTAGCCTACTAGGGGCAGCGGCAGTCATGGTCAAAATCATGGAGTGGGGCGTGGCCTGCGGCAGGAGCACGGTGGTGGGGGCATGAGCAGTCGGGGCCGTGCgacctattttttttaattttttagtgacggttggtgttaccaatcgggattaaaggAGGTCTTTTCTGAATGAAATATCCGAAATTAAAGATGAATACTTTTAGTTCCGAATGATCATAACCGATTAGATTTTCAAGGCATATGTCTCTCCACCGGTGGCCGGACCTCCTGCCTCCTCTTCGACTGGTACCCCAAGGAAGAATCTAGCGggacgaagaagaagcagcagcggcagggcaGTTTGGACGATAGTAGTAATGATGGGCATGGCTTCCGTGAGAATCCGAAAGTGGCGGCGGCCCACCGCGGGTGCATCCTGCTGCGATTCCAGCGCCACCAATGCTTGCCGTCGCTGGTGCCCGATGAGTGGTTCGTCTACCAGGcccaccgtcgtcgtcgtgctGCGGGTGGCAGCAACGGCagcgaggaagaagatgatgctaGGACCAGCCTCACGAGGCTCCCCGCCTGCGGGCACGAGCACAAGCACGACTACCGGATGATCCACGGCAACGTGGGCATCCTCGCCGTCcctgaggacgacgacgaccgctTCGTCGTGGCGCACCTTACGGTGGCTCCTGAAACATACCGCGGGTACGGGGACGAGGCGATGGACGACTTCTGGGTACGGGGACGAGGCGATGGCCGACTTCTGCGTGCTCCGCTGGAACCACCAGGAGGGAGGATCAGGACGGTGGAGCGCCGCGCGGCTGCCGATCCGCCACGGCGAGGGCGAGCGCCACCACTTCAATATGTGGCGCACCGACGCC
This sequence is a window from Setaria italica strain Yugu1 chromosome III, Setaria_italica_v2.0, whole genome shotgun sequence. Protein-coding genes within it:
- the LOC101761189 gene encoding uncharacterized protein LOC101761189 isoform X2 codes for the protein MVIWSCSSCLRGFISRSAWRIHYPLLSPRSPAPLLTHFFSSSPRRSNKRSAAKVSMDSAREPFYVIRKGGVIAIYKTLSDCQAQVGNSVCDPSVTVYKGYSLSKETEEYLAARGLKNAIYCIDAADARDELFNDLVPCPFQQPDGSVQSTLKRSEEMETGPSNHQKVAEQELLSDSDLSCILEFDGACKGNPGKSGAGVIIRRLDGSVIALLREGLGITTNNAAEYRALILGLDYAAKKGFKHIRAQGDSKLVCNQVQDLWRCRSDNMAVLCKKAKELKGTFLTFQINHVLRELNSDADVQANFAVGLAVDQVEELCVC
- the LOC101762127 gene encoding E3 ubiquitin-protein ligase CHIP, with amino-acid sequence MAEGGDGVAQQAELRRIEGNACFKKARLGAAIDCYTEAIALCPDVAVYWMNRALCHFRRKEWAKVEEDSRRALALDDTLVKGHYLLGSALLDKEEFALAIKEFEKALNLLKSANSTDKMAEDIWQVLAKAKYLDWEKHSTERVWRIQSLKEACESALQEHHFLSGTLVEDSDGSSNEYSEQIKMLSEVFSKATLADTPVDVPDYLCCQITFEIFRDPVITPSGVTYERAVLLEHLDKVGNFDPVTREPLKEHQLVPNLAIKEAVQAYLKEHSWAYRLN
- the LOC101762537 gene encoding eukaryotic translation initiation factor 3 subunit F; this encodes MATSPALLFPSTSSSSSPSSARVEAVVLFNICDSYVRRPDQADRVIGTLLGSLLPDGTVHVRNSYVVPHSESADQVAIDIEYHHNMYASHQKVNPKEVIVGWFSTGFGVSGGSTLIHDFYSREVQNPIHLTVDTGFTRGEASIKAYISSNLSLGDRHLAAQFQEIPLDLRMIEAEKAGFEILKYTMVEKLPNDLEGMESSMEKLYILIDEIYKYVDDVVEGRVAPDNRIGRFISESVASMPKLSPAAFDKLFNDKIQDNLALVYLSSITRTQISIAEKLNTAAQVL
- the LOC101761189 gene encoding uncharacterized protein LOC101761189 isoform X1, which translates into the protein MVIWSCSSCLRGFISRSAWRIHYPLLSPRSPAPLLTHFFSSSPRRSNKRSAAKVSMDSAREPFYVIRKGGVIAIYKTLSDCQAQVGNSVCDPSVTVYKGYSLSKETEEYLAARGLKNAIYCIDAADARDELFNDLVPCPFQQPDGSVQSTLKRSEEMTDNHFLKETGPSNHQKVAEQELLSDSDLSCILEFDGACKGNPGKSGAGVIIRRLDGSVIALLREGLGITTNNAAEYRALILGLDYAAKKGFKHIRAQGDSKLVCNQVQDLWRCRSDNMAVLCKKAKELKGTFLTFQINHVLRELNSDADVQANFAVGLAVDQVEELCVC